The following proteins come from a genomic window of Mustelus asterias chromosome 1, sMusAst1.hap1.1, whole genome shotgun sequence:
- the LOC144485399 gene encoding DNA damage-inducible transcript 4-like protein, protein MSFREGNLLPLPGLAYCPSLYPFCFNCSLEFHTLCLFSSDINYWEAVNNANEEEQTCLYLTKLFENSLSRAKKTKLNCSEVLVPERLIRKIARDVLCLSSCEPCGLRGSIIYINMEIENMCKKLDRIVYDSSVVPTFELTLIFKQEGSSWPSLRDFFFIGTCFTPGFRPALKLSPGFCLIKKKLYSSSARTVIEC, encoded by the coding sequence atgtcctttagggaaggaaatctgctgcctttacctggtctggcctactgccCGAGCCTTTATCCTTTCTGTTTTAATTGTAGTCTAGAATTTCACACACTTTGTCTTTTTTCCTCAGATATTAATTATTGGGAGGCTGTGAACAACGCAAATGAGGAAGAGCAGACATGTCTGtacttgaccaagctttttgagAACTCTCTGTCCAGAGCTAAGAAGACAAAGTTGAATTGCTCTGAGGTTTTAGTTCCCGAGAGATTGATCAGAAAGATAGCCCGAGATGTCCTCTGCTTGTCATCCTGTGAGCCCTGTGGCCTACGTGGATCCATCATTTACATCAACATGGAGATTGAGAACATGTGCAAAAAACTGGACCGGATCGTGTACGATTCCAGCGTCGTTCCAACTTTTGAattgacattaatattcaaacagGAGGGGAGCTCTTGGCCAAGTCTCCGAGATTTCTTTTTCATCGGTACGTGTTTCACGCCTGGGTTCAGGCCAGCACTCAAACTCAGTCCTGGCTTCTGTCTGATCAAGAAGAAACTGTATTCCTCTTCAGCTCGAACTGTTATTGAGTGCTAA